In Dehalococcoidales bacterium, the genomic stretch AAGCCGCCGGTACGGATGATATCAATAGACTGGAACTTCGTCTGTCCCCGGTACAGCACCTCCTGGATACTGTGTACCTGAATAAAATGCTCGCTTATTCTATCGGAAAACCATTTATCGGGGTCGATGTTCATAATTTTGCTGCCCCGGACTGTTCCGGCTGGCTGTCCAGAATTCCTCTCTGTATCTCCAGGATAGAGTGGTTTTTAGAACCGAGTCCCTTTATCAGTTTCCATGCGGCTTTCTCCGGATTCACGGTATCCCCGCAGGTGAAGATATCAACGGCGGCATAGCCGCATTCCGGCCAGGTATGAATAAAGAGATGAGATTCAGCGATGATTACCACTCCGCTGACTCCTTTGGGGTTAAACTGGTGGAAAGATTTCTCCAGCACGGTAGCTCCGGCTTCAATCGCGGCTGCCGGCAGGATACTCTTGATAAAGTCCAGGTCGTTCAATGCCTCACGGTTGCAGTCCTTCAGTTCCAACAGTAAATGTTTTCCTAATGCATTCAATCACCTGCCCTCCTTAGAAGATTTTTTGAAGTCCCTGGTCTCTAAGTTAAACCAGGGACTAAATGGATGGTTTGACCGGTTAGCTTAACTGGCGGTACTGAGCTTTTTATCCAGCGTAGCGAAGTCGAAGTGCTGTTCCATTAGCGCTGTCAGTCGTGGCAGTTTGTTCTCCTGGTTGAACCTGGTTTTACCCAGGGTATCTTCAATGTCAGTTATTACGCTCGTGACGTTGTTTCTGGTAAGGATAACAGGGACATCCTTTTCTTCCGCCTGCTGAAGTATAATCGGCATAGGCGGGACAGTACCGGTCACAACCAGGCACCTCGTCGAGGTCTGCAGGGCGGCTAACTGCATATCCGGGCGCTCACCCGGAACAACTACCAGCTTGTTGTCCTTGAGATTAAAGTACTGCAGACCGGAATCCACAGTTTTGGCTCCTACCATAAAGCTTTCCAGCAGTTCTCCTGATTTATCAGCGCCACGCAAAAGCTCTCCGTGAATGTCTTCCGCCAGTTCTCCGATAGTTAACGTAAAGAGTACCCTGTCCTCGGGCAGCAATCCCAGGACGTTTAACCCTGATTGTCCCAGGCGGCTGGGTATGCCGGCGCGTACCTGTTCCAGACGGCTGGCGGGTACTTTATTTAAGACTATGCCCAGTAAGCGCTTCCCGAAAGCCCGGTAG encodes the following:
- a CDS encoding DRTGG domain-containing protein gives rise to the protein MITLLVTSSGTGSGKTTVCAGLGRYWLAGNKKVGFFKPAIADGSNQAAEIDSDAVFLKQVFALEEPMELIQPTFKNESALKSSIKEAYGRVSRGKDIVITEGVSGQSRIDSSLVEALDARVIVVEDYTQEPLTTIERYRAFGKRLLGIVLNKVPASRLEQVRAGIPSRLGQSGLNVLGLLPEDRVLFTLTIGELAEDIHGELLRGADKSGELLESFMVGAKTVDSGLQYFNLKDNKLVVVPGERPDMQLAALQTSTRCLVVTGTVPPMPIILQQAEEKDVPVILTRNNVTSVITDIEDTLGKTRFNQENKLPRLTALMEQHFDFATLDKKLSTAS
- the speD gene encoding adenosylmethionine decarboxylase, which produces MNALGKHLLLELKDCNREALNDLDFIKSILPAAAIEAGATVLEKSFHQFNPKGVSGVVIIAESHLFIHTWPECGYAAVDIFTCGDTVNPEKAAWKLIKGLGSKNHSILEIQRGILDSQPEQSGAAKL